A window of Desulfuromonas sp. genomic DNA:
TAAAGCTTGATTTCTACATCGACACCGGCTGAGAGGTCGAGCTTCATCAAAGCATCAACCGTCTGCTGGGTCGGCTCGACAATGTCAAGCAACCTCTTGTGCGTGCGCATTTCAAACTGCTCACGGCTCTTCTTGTCAACATGCGGGCCACGCAACACGCAGTA
This region includes:
- a CDS encoding 30S ribosomal protein S10 codes for the protein MQSQKIRIRLKAYDHKLLDISVNEIVDTAKRTGARVAGPIPLPTVINKYCVLRGPHVDKKSREQFEMRTHKRLLDIVEPTQQTVDALMKLDLSAGVDVEIKL